The Brachyhypopomus gauderio isolate BG-103 chromosome 1, BGAUD_0.2, whole genome shotgun sequence genome includes a window with the following:
- the zmynd8 gene encoding MYND-type zinc finger-containing chromatin reader ZMYND8 isoform X5, producing MHPQSLAEEEVKTESDVTEGMEIATRSKVSDPGSDRTTKRKVPSSPHSSNGHSPSETSPSPVKKKKKPGAVNSSKDQDGRNDFYCWVCHREGQVLCCELCPRVYHAKCLKLAAEPEGDWFCPECEKITVAECIETQSKAMTMLTLDQLSYLLKFALQKMKQPGTEPFQKPVCLEQHPDYAEYIFHPMDLCTLEKNIKKKLYGSTEAFLADVKWILHNCIIYNGGNHKLTATAKVIVKICEHEMNEIEVCPECYLSACQKRENWFCEPCSNPHPLVWAKLKGFPFWPAKALRDKDGQVDARFFGQHDRAWLPINNCYLMSKEIPFSVKKTKSIFNSAMQEMEVYVENIRKKFGVFNYAPFRTPYTPDNQFQMLLDPANPSAGSVKPEKQEKIKFSFDMTASPKMLVGKNMMSGGIGGGGTGRRISMTDIPRSPMSTNSSAHTGSDGEQEGAEKSQTRVPLPHHSTGEESLESTASPAAARAGPAGSAVDSPKPFHSTGPSTPIKQEKTPTTGGILNLNLDRSKAEMDLKELSESVQQQHQSPQASLTSPKRQMRSRFQLNLDKTIESCKAQLGIDEISEDVYKGVEHSDSDDSDKSDSSDSEYASDDEQKPKSGQDSSADDKTEKEPSKKKPKLSPPVGEDKDSSVEASGTPNAVPKGETPQRAGSSVSPAKEKPAIDLDKEASKAAAASPSSRDKPKTAEESRQPVSDDADMDSDSERELVIDLGEEPGGRERKRSRKDSTAATALKEPAVSKTEGKAPATGSLAQSQTPATPSSTPGLKDPLQSPMAIPLNVVTVSAVPSTAALASSTPPNATPSPAAASSSSTPASTVKKQRPLLPRETVPVVQRAVVWNPAAKFQTSSQKWHMQKVQRQQQTQPATQTQVLAQTQAHASPTATQQPAAGTRYQTRQAVKAVQQKDAPHSTCTSAVTLVTSAPVAAATTAGAALSSSSSASSMTGELPIPTTSADVAADIAKYTSKIMDAIKGTMTEIYNDLSKSTSGNTIAEIRRLRIEIEKLQWLHQQELSEMKHNLELTMAEMRQSLEQERERLVSEVKKQMEVEKQQAVDETKKKQWCANCKKEAIFYCCWNTSYCDYPCQQAHWPEHMKSCTQSATSSQQEPETESSTDAIPKASGPLTSSQDSPRESTAAPTDKDNDANKSKDNVTVSLS from the exons TTTGGCAGAAGAGGAGGTGAAGACAGAGTCAGATGTGACTGAAGGGATGGAGATTGCAACACGATCCAAAG TGTCTGACCCGGGGTCAGATCGCACTACTAAACGCAAGGTGCCCAGTTCCCCTCACTCTTCCAACGGACACTCTCCTTCAGAAACGTCCCCAAGCCCcgttaagaagaagaagaaaccgGGAGCCGTCAACAGCAGCAAAGACCAG GACGGCAGGAACGACTTCTACTGCTGGGTGTGCCACCGCGAGGGGCAGGTGCTCTGCTGTGAGCTCTGCCCACGCGTCTACCACGCAAAGTGCCTCAAACTGGCCGCAGAGCCTGAAGGGGACTGGTTCTGCCCCGAGTGTGAG AAAATAACAGTAGCGGAATGCATCGAAACTCAAAGCAAGGCGATGACTATGCTCACACTAGACCAGCTGTCCTACCTGCTAAAGTTTGCCCTCCAGAAGATGAAACAGCCAGGT ACAGAACCGTTTCAGAAGCCGGTGTGCCTTGAACAGCATCCTGATTACGCAGAGTATATCTTTCATCCCATGGATCTGTGCACATTAGAAaag AATATCaaaaagaaattatatggctCTACTGAAGCTTTCTTGGCTGATGTCAAATGGATTTTGCACAACTGCATTATTTACAATGGAG GAAATCATAAGCTCACAGCAACAGCTAAAGTTATTGTAAAAATCTGTGAACACGAA ATGAATGAGATCGAGGTCTGTCCAGAGTGCTATCTTTCAGCCTGCCAGAAGAGAGAGAACTGGTTTTGTGAGCCTTGT AGTAACCCCCATCCTTTAGTGTGGGCCAAACTAAAGGGGTTTCCATTCTGGCCTGCCAAAGCTCTACGAGACAAAGATGGACAAGTGGATGCTCGATTCTTTGGACAGCATGACAG AGCCTGGTTACCAATCAACAACTGCTACCTCATGTCTAAAGAGATCCCTTTCTCAGTTAAGAAGACCAAGAGCATCTTCAATAGTGCAATGCAGGAGATGGAAGTCTATGTTGAGAACATCCGAAAAAAATTTGGAGTCTTCAATTATGCCCCGTTCCGCACGCCCTACACACCTGACAACCAGTTCCAAATGCTTCTTGACCCAGCAAACCCCAGCGCAGGCTCGGTCAAACCCGAAAAACAGGAGAAGATCAAGTTTAGCTTTGACATGACTGCATCACCCAAGATGCTTGTGGGCAAAAACATGATGTCAGGAGGGATTGGCGGAGGAGGAACCGGAAGGCGGATCTCTATGACGGACATACCTCGTTCACCAATGAGCACCAACTCCTCGGCCCATACTGGCTCTGATGGTGAGCAAGAGGGAGCAGAAAAGAGCCAGACGAGAGTACCTCTACCCCACCACAGCACAGGAGAAGAGTCTCTGGAAAGTACAG CGTCCCCCGCTGCTGCCCGAGCTGGTCCTGCAGGCAGTGCTGTGGACAGCCCCAAACCTTTCCACTCTACGGGCCCCAGCACACCCATCAAACAGGAGAAAACGCCCACCACAGGTGGCATTCTAAACTTGAACCTCG ACCGCAGCAAGGCTGAAATGGACCTGAAGGAGCTGAGTGAGTCGGTCCAGCAGCAGCATCAGAGCCCTCAggcctccctcacctcccccaagAGACAGATGAGGAGTCGCTTCCAGCTCAACCTGGACAAGACCATCGAGAGCTGCAAGGCACAGCTGG GTATAGATGAGATATCTGAGGATGTGTATAAAGGTGTGGAACACAGCGACTCGGACGACTCGGACAAGTCTGACTCCAGCGACAGCGAGTACGCCAGTGACGATGAACAGAAACCAAAGAGTGGTCAGGACTCCAGTGCCGACGACAAGACCGAGAAAGAGCCGTCCAAAAAGAAGCCTAAGCTGTCGCCCCCTGTTGGTGAAGACAAGGACAGCAGTGTTGAAGCCTCAGGAACCCCTAATGCGGTGCCCAAAGGTGAGACTCCACAGAGAGCTGGATCAAGTGTCTCTCCTGCGAAAGAGAAACCAGCCATCGACTTGGACAAAGAAGCATCGAAAGCAGCGGCCGCGTCTCCGAGTTCAAGAGACAAACCGAAAACGGCAGAGGAAAGCAGGCAGCCCGTGTCTGATGATGCGGATATGGACTCGGactcagagagagagctagTGATTGATTTGGGAGAAGAgccaggaggaagagagaggaagaggagcagaaaagaCTCGACTGCTGCCACTGCACTCAAAGAGCCCGCAGTTTCTAAGACTGAGG GTAAGGCCCCTGCTACAGGTAGTCTTGCCCAGTCCCAGACTCCTGCGACCCCCTCTTCCACACCAGGTCTCAAAGACCCCCTACAGTCTCCCATGGCCATTCCTCTCAACGTAGTCACCGTTTCTGCGGTCCCTAGCACCGCGGCCCtcgcctcctccaccccccccaacgCCACTCCGTCACCTGCGgcagcctcctcctcctccacccccgccAGCACGGTGAAgaaacagcgccccctgctgcctCGGGAGACCGTGCCGGTAGTGCAGCGAGCCGTGGTGTGGAACCCTGCTGCCAAATTCCAGACGTCTTCTCAGAAGTGGCACATGCAGAAGGTGCAGAGACAGCAGCAGACGCAGCCGGCCACGCAGACGCAGGTGCTCGCGCAGACGCAAGCACACGCCTCGCCCACGGCCACGCAACAGCCTGCAGCCGGCACCCGATACCAGACGAGACAGGCTGTTAAAG CCGTCCAGCAGAAAGACGCCCCGCACAGCACGTGCACGTCGGCCGTCACCCTGGTTACCAGCGCGCCCGTAGCGGCAGCGACCACGGCTGGAGCCGCGTTGAGCTCCTCCTCTTCTGCGTCTTCCATGACTGGAGAGCTGCCGATTCCGACCACTTCAGCCGATGTGGCGGCTGACATCGCAAAGTATACTAGCAAA ATAATGGATGCAATCAAGGGGACAATGACTGAAATATACAACGACCTTTCCAAGAGCACCTCAGGAAACACAATAGCAGAA ATTAGACGGTTACGGATTGAAATTGAGAAATTGCAGTGGCTGCATCAGCAGGAGTTGTCCGAGATGAAGCACAATTTAg AACTGACCATGGCGGAGATGAGGCAGAGtctggagcaggagagagagcggCTGGTGTCAGAGGTGAAGAAGCAGATGGAGGTGGAAAAGCAGCAGGCCGTGGACGAGACCAAGAAGAAGCAGTGGTGTGCCAACTGCAAGAAGGAGGCCATTTTCTactgctgctggaacaccagtTACTGCGACTACCCATGCCAGCAGGCGCACTGGCCAGAACACATGAAGTCCTGCACACAGTCTG caACATCATCACAGCAAGAACCGGAGACAGAGTCAAGCACAGATGCCATCCCTAAAGCTTCTGGGCCTCTCACCAGCAGTCAGGATTCTCCACGAGAGTCTACAGCAGCACCCACAGACAAGGACAATGATGCCAACAAATCTAAGGACAATGTTACTGTCAGTCTGTCCTAG
- the zmynd8 gene encoding MYND-type zinc finger-containing chromatin reader ZMYND8 isoform X2 — MEIATRSKVSDPGSDRTTKRKVPSSPHSSNGHSPSETSPSPVKKKKKPGAVNSSKDQSELRHGPFYYVKQPALTTDPVDVVPQDGRNDFYCWVCHREGQVLCCELCPRVYHAKCLKLAAEPEGDWFCPECEKITVAECIETQSKAMTMLTLDQLSYLLKFALQKMKQPGDHPRTSSQSSHSPGSQKKAYHWTEPFQKPVCLEQHPDYAEYIFHPMDLCTLEKNIKKKLYGSTEAFLADVKWILHNCIIYNGGNHKLTATAKVIVKICEHEMNEIEVCPECYLSACQKRENWFCEPCSNPHPLVWAKLKGFPFWPAKALRDKDGQVDARFFGQHDRAWLPINNCYLMSKEIPFSVKKTKSIFNSAMQEMEVYVENIRKKFGVFNYAPFRTPYTPDNQFQMLLDPANPSAGSVKPEKQEKIKFSFDMTASPKMLVGKNMMSGGIGGGGTGRRISMTDIPRSPMSTNSSAHTGSDGEQEGAEKSQTRVPLPHHSTGEESLESTASPAAARAGPAGSAVDSPKPFHSTGPSTPIKQEKTPTTGGILNLNLDRSKAEMDLKELSESVQQQHQSPQASLTSPKRQMRSRFQLNLDKTIESCKAQLGIDEISEDVYKGVEHSDSDDSDKSDSSDSEYASDDEQKPKSGQDSSADDKTEKEPSKKKPKLSPPVGEDKDSSVEASGTPNAVPKGETPQRAGSSVSPAKEKPAIDLDKEASKAAAASPSSRDKPKTAEESRQPVSDDADMDSDSERELVIDLGEEPGGRERKRSRKDSTAATALKEPAVSKTEGKAPATGSLAQSQTPATPSSTPGLKDPLQSPMAIPLNVVTVSAVPSTAALASSTPPNATPSPAAASSSSTPASTVKKQRPLLPRETVPVVQRAVVWNPAAKFQTSSQKWHMQKVQRQQQTQPATQTQVLAQTQAHASPTATQQPAAGTRYQTRQAVKAVQQKDAPHSTCTSAVTLVTSAPVAAATTAGAALSSSSSASSMTGELPIPTTSADVAADIAKYTSKIMDAIKGTMTEIYNDLSKSTSGNTIAEIRRLRIEIEKLQWLHQQELSEMKHNLELTMAEMRQSLEQERERLVSEVKKQMEVEKQQAVDETKKKQWCANCKKEAIFYCCWNTSYCDYPCQQAHWPEHMKSCTQSATSSQQEPETESSTDAIPKASGPLTSSQDSPRESTAAPTDKDNDANKSKDNVTVSLS; from the exons ATGGAGATTGCAACACGATCCAAAG TGTCTGACCCGGGGTCAGATCGCACTACTAAACGCAAGGTGCCCAGTTCCCCTCACTCTTCCAACGGACACTCTCCTTCAGAAACGTCCCCAAGCCCcgttaagaagaagaagaaaccgGGAGCCGTCAACAGCAGCAAAGACCAG TCCGAACTAAGACACGGTCCCTTTTACTATGTGAAGCAGCCCGCACTCACCACAGACCCTGTTGATGTTGTACCGCAGGACGGCAGGAACGACTTCTACTGCTGGGTGTGCCACCGCGAGGGGCAGGTGCTCTGCTGTGAGCTCTGCCCACGCGTCTACCACGCAAAGTGCCTCAAACTGGCCGCAGAGCCTGAAGGGGACTGGTTCTGCCCCGAGTGTGAG AAAATAACAGTAGCGGAATGCATCGAAACTCAAAGCAAGGCGATGACTATGCTCACACTAGACCAGCTGTCCTACCTGCTAAAGTTTGCCCTCCAGAAGATGAAACAGCCAGGT GATCACCCTCGCACATCATCTCAGTCTTCCCATTCTCCTGGCTCTCAGAAAAAAGCTTATCATTGG ACAGAACCGTTTCAGAAGCCGGTGTGCCTTGAACAGCATCCTGATTACGCAGAGTATATCTTTCATCCCATGGATCTGTGCACATTAGAAaag AATATCaaaaagaaattatatggctCTACTGAAGCTTTCTTGGCTGATGTCAAATGGATTTTGCACAACTGCATTATTTACAATGGAG GAAATCATAAGCTCACAGCAACAGCTAAAGTTATTGTAAAAATCTGTGAACACGAA ATGAATGAGATCGAGGTCTGTCCAGAGTGCTATCTTTCAGCCTGCCAGAAGAGAGAGAACTGGTTTTGTGAGCCTTGT AGTAACCCCCATCCTTTAGTGTGGGCCAAACTAAAGGGGTTTCCATTCTGGCCTGCCAAAGCTCTACGAGACAAAGATGGACAAGTGGATGCTCGATTCTTTGGACAGCATGACAG AGCCTGGTTACCAATCAACAACTGCTACCTCATGTCTAAAGAGATCCCTTTCTCAGTTAAGAAGACCAAGAGCATCTTCAATAGTGCAATGCAGGAGATGGAAGTCTATGTTGAGAACATCCGAAAAAAATTTGGAGTCTTCAATTATGCCCCGTTCCGCACGCCCTACACACCTGACAACCAGTTCCAAATGCTTCTTGACCCAGCAAACCCCAGCGCAGGCTCGGTCAAACCCGAAAAACAGGAGAAGATCAAGTTTAGCTTTGACATGACTGCATCACCCAAGATGCTTGTGGGCAAAAACATGATGTCAGGAGGGATTGGCGGAGGAGGAACCGGAAGGCGGATCTCTATGACGGACATACCTCGTTCACCAATGAGCACCAACTCCTCGGCCCATACTGGCTCTGATGGTGAGCAAGAGGGAGCAGAAAAGAGCCAGACGAGAGTACCTCTACCCCACCACAGCACAGGAGAAGAGTCTCTGGAAAGTACAG CGTCCCCCGCTGCTGCCCGAGCTGGTCCTGCAGGCAGTGCTGTGGACAGCCCCAAACCTTTCCACTCTACGGGCCCCAGCACACCCATCAAACAGGAGAAAACGCCCACCACAGGTGGCATTCTAAACTTGAACCTCG ACCGCAGCAAGGCTGAAATGGACCTGAAGGAGCTGAGTGAGTCGGTCCAGCAGCAGCATCAGAGCCCTCAggcctccctcacctcccccaagAGACAGATGAGGAGTCGCTTCCAGCTCAACCTGGACAAGACCATCGAGAGCTGCAAGGCACAGCTGG GTATAGATGAGATATCTGAGGATGTGTATAAAGGTGTGGAACACAGCGACTCGGACGACTCGGACAAGTCTGACTCCAGCGACAGCGAGTACGCCAGTGACGATGAACAGAAACCAAAGAGTGGTCAGGACTCCAGTGCCGACGACAAGACCGAGAAAGAGCCGTCCAAAAAGAAGCCTAAGCTGTCGCCCCCTGTTGGTGAAGACAAGGACAGCAGTGTTGAAGCCTCAGGAACCCCTAATGCGGTGCCCAAAGGTGAGACTCCACAGAGAGCTGGATCAAGTGTCTCTCCTGCGAAAGAGAAACCAGCCATCGACTTGGACAAAGAAGCATCGAAAGCAGCGGCCGCGTCTCCGAGTTCAAGAGACAAACCGAAAACGGCAGAGGAAAGCAGGCAGCCCGTGTCTGATGATGCGGATATGGACTCGGactcagagagagagctagTGATTGATTTGGGAGAAGAgccaggaggaagagagaggaagaggagcagaaaagaCTCGACTGCTGCCACTGCACTCAAAGAGCCCGCAGTTTCTAAGACTGAGG GTAAGGCCCCTGCTACAGGTAGTCTTGCCCAGTCCCAGACTCCTGCGACCCCCTCTTCCACACCAGGTCTCAAAGACCCCCTACAGTCTCCCATGGCCATTCCTCTCAACGTAGTCACCGTTTCTGCGGTCCCTAGCACCGCGGCCCtcgcctcctccaccccccccaacgCCACTCCGTCACCTGCGgcagcctcctcctcctccacccccgccAGCACGGTGAAgaaacagcgccccctgctgcctCGGGAGACCGTGCCGGTAGTGCAGCGAGCCGTGGTGTGGAACCCTGCTGCCAAATTCCAGACGTCTTCTCAGAAGTGGCACATGCAGAAGGTGCAGAGACAGCAGCAGACGCAGCCGGCCACGCAGACGCAGGTGCTCGCGCAGACGCAAGCACACGCCTCGCCCACGGCCACGCAACAGCCTGCAGCCGGCACCCGATACCAGACGAGACAGGCTGTTAAAG CCGTCCAGCAGAAAGACGCCCCGCACAGCACGTGCACGTCGGCCGTCACCCTGGTTACCAGCGCGCCCGTAGCGGCAGCGACCACGGCTGGAGCCGCGTTGAGCTCCTCCTCTTCTGCGTCTTCCATGACTGGAGAGCTGCCGATTCCGACCACTTCAGCCGATGTGGCGGCTGACATCGCAAAGTATACTAGCAAA ATAATGGATGCAATCAAGGGGACAATGACTGAAATATACAACGACCTTTCCAAGAGCACCTCAGGAAACACAATAGCAGAA ATTAGACGGTTACGGATTGAAATTGAGAAATTGCAGTGGCTGCATCAGCAGGAGTTGTCCGAGATGAAGCACAATTTAg AACTGACCATGGCGGAGATGAGGCAGAGtctggagcaggagagagagcggCTGGTGTCAGAGGTGAAGAAGCAGATGGAGGTGGAAAAGCAGCAGGCCGTGGACGAGACCAAGAAGAAGCAGTGGTGTGCCAACTGCAAGAAGGAGGCCATTTTCTactgctgctggaacaccagtTACTGCGACTACCCATGCCAGCAGGCGCACTGGCCAGAACACATGAAGTCCTGCACACAGTCTG caACATCATCACAGCAAGAACCGGAGACAGAGTCAAGCACAGATGCCATCCCTAAAGCTTCTGGGCCTCTCACCAGCAGTCAGGATTCTCCACGAGAGTCTACAGCAGCACCCACAGACAAGGACAATGATGCCAACAAATCTAAGGACAATGTTACTGTCAGTCTGTCCTAG